A region of Moorena sp. SIOASIH DNA encodes the following proteins:
- a CDS encoding glycosyltransferase, with product MRLLIIQYAGDYREAFERLAKGGPETYYAQKYSVDAVAEIGKQIGEVATLCCMTEKPYNQLLEKGVRAIGAGFNGEINVKKLIKLIEDYHPTHLVVRTPIREVFRWAIHNNVPTLALFAESIPTRKVRNKFRNYLLSQLLNNDRIQWIGSYGIDSCRVLQDIGVKSDKIIPWTFIVTETPESLSPKTLPAQAKSWQLFYIGSMIEAKGVGDILESIAKLKANKFPIKLKIAGNDKTGFFVNKTKQLQIEDCVEFLGIVPNKTVVPLMRESDLVLVPSRHEFPEGFPLAITHALCARTPIIASDHPMFINKLKDGISAKIFPAGNSVALAESIQKLLSDSDLYHNLSIASYETWKSLQLPVKFADLINRWLHDSLENHQWLVEHRLSSGRYNSTSP from the coding sequence ATGCGTTTATTGATTATTCAGTATGCTGGAGATTACCGTGAAGCCTTTGAACGCTTAGCTAAAGGTGGACCTGAGACATACTATGCTCAGAAATATTCTGTAGATGCGGTAGCTGAAATTGGCAAACAAATTGGGGAAGTTGCAACTCTCTGTTGTATGACCGAAAAACCCTACAATCAGCTACTCGAAAAAGGAGTTCGTGCCATTGGTGCAGGGTTTAATGGAGAGATTAACGTTAAAAAGTTAATCAAATTGATTGAAGATTACCATCCGACTCATTTAGTTGTTCGCACACCCATTCGGGAAGTTTTTCGTTGGGCAATTCACAATAATGTTCCAACCCTAGCCCTATTTGCTGAATCTATTCCCACCAGAAAGGTGCGTAACAAGTTTCGTAATTATTTACTAAGCCAATTATTAAATAATGATCGAATCCAATGGATTGGTAGTTATGGGATTGATTCCTGCCGAGTACTCCAGGACATAGGAGTCAAATCTGACAAGATAATTCCTTGGACCTTTATTGTTACTGAAACCCCAGAATCCTTGTCACCAAAAACTCTACCAGCACAGGCCAAGTCTTGGCAACTGTTTTACATTGGGTCAATGATTGAAGCTAAAGGGGTTGGCGATATATTAGAATCTATCGCTAAATTAAAAGCTAATAAATTTCCAATAAAATTGAAGATAGCTGGTAACGATAAAACAGGTTTCTTTGTCAATAAAACTAAGCAGCTACAAATCGAAGACTGTGTAGAGTTTCTCGGGATAGTACCAAATAAAACCGTAGTTCCTCTGATGAGAGAATCTGATCTGGTATTAGTTCCTAGTCGCCACGAATTTCCAGAGGGTTTCCCACTAGCAATTACTCATGCCCTTTGTGCTCGAACTCCAATCATTGCTTCAGATCACCCAATGTTTATCAATAAACTAAAAGATGGCATCAGTGCGAAAATTTTTCCTGCTGGCAACTCTGTTGCTTTAGCAGAATCTATTCAAAAGCTGCTTTCAGATTCAGATCTTTACCATAATCTGTCTATAGCCTCTTACGAAACCTGGAAGAGTTTGCAGCTTCCAGTAAAATTTGCTGACCTAATTAATCGGTGGCTACATGACTCACTAGAAAATCACCAGTGGTTAGTTGAGCATCGGTTAAGTTCAGGGCGCTACAACTCAACATCTCCCTAA
- a CDS encoding nucleoside transporter C-terminal domain-containing protein: MSHPLYLNVISFCGIFALCFIAWLSSEHRRLIPWKVIIFGIGLQLVMGLLIFLFAPTRQFILGLNDALNAILDASEAGARFMLGGGNSAFVPDPELMVGPGPAGRWIYRAVGTPYVSVPGDRLTPDNLSFGFIFAFRSLPQVVFFSAFIALLYRLHLIQPVVQVFARLFRATMSISGAESLSGAANIFVGIESAIAVKPFLADMTRSELCAILTCCFGSIASTVLALYTSFLRPTFPTITGHLMSASVLTIPACFVMAKLIVPETDVPKTLGKVPTEEEDRNQKKPSLMDSLIVGAWDGVRMAVGIAAVVIAILGLVALVNTFFAYLANLAASDNPLLQLIGNIFSVITLDNIFGVLFLPLTFLTGVSLDWQELWQASVLIGQRLLQTEIPSYLKLAQLSAQGLISDRAILIISYVLCGFAHIASFGIFVGGLASLVPERRADISSIGWKALWAATLATYMTGCIAGVFDFGNPAILGK; this comes from the coding sequence ATGTCTCATCCCTTATATCTCAATGTTATTTCCTTCTGTGGTATTTTTGCCCTATGTTTCATTGCTTGGCTCAGTTCAGAGCATCGCCGCCTAATTCCTTGGAAAGTGATCATTTTCGGGATTGGTTTACAACTGGTCATGGGACTGTTAATATTCCTGTTTGCCCCCACCCGCCAATTCATCCTCGGCTTGAATGACGCTCTCAATGCTATCTTGGATGCTTCAGAAGCAGGAGCTAGGTTTATGCTCGGTGGTGGTAATTCTGCCTTTGTTCCTGATCCAGAATTGATGGTTGGTCCTGGTCCAGCGGGACGCTGGATTTACCGAGCAGTGGGAACTCCTTACGTTTCTGTCCCAGGGGATCGCCTCACTCCAGATAATCTGAGTTTCGGCTTTATTTTTGCCTTCCGCTCCCTACCCCAGGTGGTTTTCTTTTCCGCCTTCATTGCTCTGTTGTATCGACTGCATCTGATCCAGCCAGTGGTTCAGGTCTTTGCCAGACTATTCCGGGCAACTATGAGTATTAGTGGTGCTGAATCCCTATCAGGAGCAGCGAATATTTTTGTAGGGATTGAATCAGCGATCGCAGTCAAGCCATTCTTAGCCGATATGACCCGCAGCGAACTGTGTGCTATTCTTACATGCTGCTTTGGTTCGATTGCTTCAACAGTATTGGCTCTCTATACCAGTTTCTTGCGACCCACTTTCCCCACAATTACTGGTCACTTGATGTCCGCTTCTGTGCTAACTATTCCCGCCTGCTTCGTGATGGCGAAACTGATTGTGCCAGAAACCGATGTACCCAAAACCTTAGGGAAGGTACCAACAGAGGAAGAAGACCGGAATCAGAAAAAACCTAGCCTCATGGATAGTTTAATTGTGGGAGCATGGGATGGGGTCAGGATGGCTGTGGGAATTGCCGCTGTAGTCATTGCTATCCTAGGCTTAGTCGCACTCGTCAATACTTTTTTTGCTTATTTGGCTAATTTGGCTGCTAGTGACAATCCCCTACTACAGCTAATCGGTAATATCTTTAGTGTGATTACCTTAGATAATATCTTTGGGGTACTATTTTTGCCCTTGACCTTTCTCACTGGTGTTTCCCTAGATTGGCAGGAACTGTGGCAAGCCTCTGTGCTTATCGGTCAACGGTTATTGCAAACCGAGATTCCTTCCTATCTTAAGTTAGCCCAGCTATCAGCCCAGGGATTAATTAGCGATCGCGCTATTTTGATTATCAGCTATGTCCTCTGTGGCTTTGCTCATATTGCATCCTTTGGCATTTTTGTTGGTGGTTTAGCAAGTCTAGTTCCCGAACGTCGTGCTGACATTAGCTCCATTGGCTGGAAAGCTCTCTGGGCAGCAACCTTAGCTACATACATGACTGGCTGTATTGCTGGTGTGTTTGATTTCGGCAACCCAGCAATTTTGGGAAAATAG
- a CDS encoding ABC transporter ATP-binding protein: MTSRSPGKQAAPKMRTQENDWRLFLRLVPYARRSKGPLFIAITLLIPLSVASAIQPLIVGQVISLIRQEERTWSFLLERSLSQSLNILITILLLTILIRLVFVGIQGFVVVKIGQKITAAIREDLFEHVTSLAVRFFDRTPVGKLITRLTSDVEALGDVFSTGAIGIVGDLLSMIVIAATMFLVQWQLASILVVMLLPVTAIIIYFQKQYRKANYKSREELSSLNAMLQENISGINIVQLFRREQYNAEMFRTVNQKYITEVDKTIFNDSAISATLEWISLVAIAAVLWSGGHFILKDHLSFGDLSAFILYAQRLFDPLRRFSEKFTMLQAGFTAIERISDIMNETIEIRDPEGLQVRRLQVGGSPEFEGGKQDRKQSGDLPIKPPNSLNGDLAHHSSNLSFGNGYTEQPSNLGQKATLREQPLTKGHATRTTLNGEICFEHVWFAYKEDEYVLKDLHFTIHPGEKVALVGPTGAGKSSIIRLLCRLYEPSQGRILVDGIDIRDLAQAELRRHIGVILQEGFLFAGDVKSNISLGETYSIEEIKTSAEVTNVASFIEKLPQSYDTQLRERGTNLSAGQKQLLAFARAAIRNPQILVLDEATASLDVATEALIQEALERLLEQRTAIIIAHRLSTIRNVDRILVLKRGELVESGSHEELLGQNGLYASLYKLQMLGD; this comes from the coding sequence ATGACCAGCAGATCACCAGGTAAACAGGCAGCTCCAAAAATGCGAACGCAAGAGAACGACTGGAGACTTTTCCTACGCCTAGTCCCCTACGCCCGTCGCAGCAAAGGCCCGCTATTTATTGCAATTACTTTATTGATACCCCTGTCCGTAGCAAGTGCCATTCAACCCTTAATTGTTGGGCAGGTAATCTCTTTAATTCGTCAAGAAGAGCGAACTTGGTCTTTCCTATTAGAGCGCTCCCTATCACAGAGCCTCAATATTCTGATCACTATACTACTATTAACTATACTAATCCGGTTAGTGTTCGTCGGGATTCAGGGATTTGTGGTGGTGAAGATAGGTCAGAAAATCACTGCTGCTATCCGGGAAGACCTATTTGAGCACGTCACCTCCCTAGCGGTGAGATTTTTTGACCGCACACCAGTGGGGAAATTGATTACCAGGCTCACTAGCGATGTGGAAGCCCTAGGCGATGTCTTTTCCACCGGTGCCATTGGCATCGTGGGTGATTTACTTTCCATGATAGTCATTGCTGCTACCATGTTTTTAGTGCAATGGCAACTGGCATCGATCTTAGTGGTAATGCTCTTGCCAGTGACTGCTATTATTATTTACTTCCAGAAACAATATCGCAAAGCTAACTACAAATCTAGGGAAGAACTTTCCTCCCTAAACGCGATGCTGCAAGAAAACATCTCTGGCATTAATATTGTGCAATTGTTTCGCCGTGAACAATACAATGCCGAGATGTTTCGCACAGTTAACCAAAAATACATCACTGAAGTAGACAAAACCATCTTTAACGATTCAGCGATTTCAGCAACCCTAGAGTGGATTTCCCTGGTAGCGATCGCAGCAGTGTTGTGGAGCGGTGGTCATTTTATCCTCAAAGATCACCTGAGTTTTGGTGATTTGTCGGCCTTTATCCTCTATGCTCAGCGGCTATTTGACCCCTTGCGTCGGTTTTCAGAAAAATTCACTATGCTCCAAGCCGGTTTCACTGCCATTGAGCGCATCAGTGACATTATGAATGAAACCATTGAAATTCGTGACCCCGAAGGCTTGCAGGTCAGACGGTTGCAGGTGGGAGGTTCTCCAGAGTTTGAGGGAGGGAAACAAGACCGGAAACAATCTGGGGATTTACCGATAAAGCCTCCAAACAGCTTGAATGGTGATCTAGCCCATCACTCTTCTAACTTATCCTTCGGCAATGGTTACACCGAACAACCCTCTAACCTTGGCCAAAAGGCCACGCTACGGGAACAACCTTTGACCAAAGGTCACGCTACGCGAACAACCCTAAACGGAGAGATTTGCTTTGAACACGTTTGGTTTGCTTACAAGGAAGATGAATATGTTCTCAAAGACTTGCACTTTACCATTCATCCAGGGGAAAAAGTTGCTTTAGTTGGTCCGACCGGTGCAGGTAAAAGTTCTATTATTCGGTTGCTGTGCCGCCTCTATGAACCAAGCCAAGGCAGAATTCTCGTAGATGGGATTGATATTCGGGATTTAGCCCAGGCAGAACTACGACGCCACATCGGGGTCATCCTTCAGGAGGGATTTCTTTTTGCTGGTGATGTTAAAAGTAATATTTCTTTAGGAGAAACCTACTCCATTGAGGAAATTAAAACCTCAGCGGAGGTGACGAACGTGGCTAGCTTTATCGAAAAACTGCCCCAAAGCTACGATACCCAGCTGCGAGAGCGAGGAACTAATCTGTCTGCTGGCCAAAAACAATTGTTAGCCTTTGCTCGTGCTGCAATTCGTAACCCCCAAATCTTGGTGCTGGATGAGGCAACAGCTAGTTTAGATGTGGCTACCGAGGCTCTGATTCAAGAAGCTTTGGAACGGCTGTTAGAACAGCGGACTGCAATTATTATTGCCCACCGACTGTCCACTATCCGTAATGTAGACCGGATTCTGGTACTCAAGCGAGGAGAGTTAGTAGAGTCGGGAAGCCATGAGGAATTGTTAGGGCAAAACGGATTGTACGCTAGTTTATACAAATTGCAGATGCTAGGAGATTGA
- the aroF gene encoding 3-deoxy-7-phosphoheptulonate synthase, with amino-acid sequence MEPPGGPQQYNLRSFVFLGKAATRARHDHLPLQLLQLLLFLAQKSFRVVMVVPTFHSNPEPSRNRVFFTSISVTKSLTKESITMLNAKLALATNPNHQTIVRLSEQVVFGGSELVIIGGPCTVESHAQMETVATKLKAAPVQALRGGAFKPRTSPYSFQGLGLAGLEILSDIRRRHQIPVVTEVMSIGQIESIATHADLLQVGSRNMQNFDLLKALGKQDLPILLKRGLAATVEEFVMAAEYILSHGNSQVVLCERGIRSFDNYTRNILDLGAVVALKQLTHLPVIVDPSHAVGKRELVAPLAKAAVAAGADGLIIECHPEPEKSVSDARQALSIEAMVDLVHSLKPVAAAVGRQIAEPVTLPELAIDLGQKATLRERSRYANAS; translated from the coding sequence ATGGAACCCCCCGGTGGACCGCAGCAATATAATCTGCGGTCCTTTGTTTTTTTAGGCAAAGCAGCGACAAGAGCAAGACATGACCACCTACCTTTACAGCTTTTACAGCTTTTACTTTTTTTGGCCCAGAAATCGTTCCGGGTAGTAATGGTCGTGCCAACCTTTCACAGCAACCCGGAACCCTCAAGGAACCGGGTTTTTTTTACGTCCATATCTGTAACTAAATCTCTAACTAAGGAGTCCATAACCATGTTGAACGCTAAACTAGCACTAGCTACTAACCCCAATCACCAAACCATCGTTAGACTCTCAGAACAAGTTGTCTTCGGTGGCTCAGAACTGGTGATTATTGGTGGTCCATGTACCGTAGAAAGTCACGCCCAGATGGAAACAGTGGCTACTAAACTCAAAGCTGCCCCGGTACAAGCGTTGCGGGGAGGTGCGTTCAAACCGCGCACCTCCCCGTACTCTTTCCAAGGGCTAGGACTAGCAGGACTAGAAATTTTGTCTGATATCCGCAGGCGTCACCAAATCCCAGTAGTGACCGAGGTGATGTCGATTGGGCAAATTGAATCTATTGCGACCCACGCTGATCTGCTTCAGGTAGGTAGTCGCAATATGCAAAACTTTGACTTACTCAAAGCCTTGGGTAAGCAAGACTTGCCCATACTGCTAAAGCGGGGACTAGCTGCTACTGTTGAGGAATTCGTCATGGCAGCGGAATATATCCTCAGTCACGGTAACTCTCAGGTGGTGTTGTGTGAACGAGGTATCCGCAGTTTCGATAACTATACCCGCAATATCTTAGATTTAGGAGCAGTGGTAGCACTCAAGCAGTTGACTCACTTGCCGGTGATTGTAGACCCTTCCCATGCTGTGGGTAAGCGGGAATTAGTGGCACCTCTGGCAAAAGCTGCAGTGGCAGCTGGTGCAGATGGACTGATTATTGAATGTCACCCGGAACCAGAAAAATCTGTTTCTGATGCTAGACAGGCGCTTTCTATCGAAGCAATGGTGGATTTAGTTCATAGCTTAAAGCCGGTGGCAGCAGCAGTGGGACGACAGATTGCAGAACCTGTCACTCTTCCGGAGTTAGCGATTGACCTTGGCCAAAAGGCCACGCTACGCGAACGGTCACGCTACGCGAACGCATCTTAA
- a CDS encoding helicase C-terminal domain-containing protein, with amino-acid sequence MLIAQFNEPKPLNASLIEVKVHSSLRDFLRSQGQPNWPHQLTMARLVARALRLGRSALIQTGLEPLQETSLQSSYRLSYLAPALVWSGPVIVVAPLWIQEWLLQKEIPLLQQCFGSDKVIHTSDRFPDQPFQGLLITSPESWLTDRLKNKGWFPNHIPTVIDGVDDLESWTSNQLKGCIQPQDWDALMQAHPQKADLIRDVRVKLTKALFQRPANPYECYLIETDQQDGLQQLFDQLSSLSTQAESLYLLKPWEKFCHFWQQSGQLMWATVARSQGQFSLYSAPVEVATALNPIWSRQPVVLIGGALDLEKSASVYRQQLGLGELTCLKFSPHRQIQLYLPDRLPMPNTERFQNALTQEIRTLLNLSTDITRPVVILVGDVPLKAQLGAVLAAEFGSRVQVESTSLSHRGILICGWEFWHRYQAQIPSPQLLMIATLPIPSLENPLVAGRVAYYKQQLMDWFRLYLLPTALRELQRAVAPVRATQGCVAILDNRVNRRSYGRHVLSALSPFARINYLDASWLNSDAPEAQDSWL; translated from the coding sequence GTGCTCATTGCTCAGTTTAACGAGCCAAAGCCGTTGAATGCTAGTTTGATTGAAGTCAAAGTTCATTCCTCGTTACGAGATTTTCTGCGATCGCAGGGTCAACCCAATTGGCCTCACCAATTGACTATGGCGAGGCTAGTGGCACGAGCCTTGCGGTTAGGGCGTTCTGCTTTGATTCAGACCGGTTTAGAACCCTTGCAGGAAACCTCTCTACAGTCTTCCTATCGCCTGAGTTACCTGGCACCAGCCCTGGTTTGGTCTGGACCTGTGATCGTAGTGGCACCCTTATGGATACAAGAATGGTTGCTGCAAAAGGAAATTCCCCTTTTACAACAGTGCTTTGGTAGCGATAAGGTAATTCATACCAGTGATAGGTTTCCCGATCAACCGTTCCAAGGACTGTTGATTACCTCACCAGAATCTTGGCTAACAGACCGCTTGAAGAACAAGGGCTGGTTTCCTAATCATATTCCTACTGTGATTGATGGTGTGGATGACCTAGAATCTTGGACTAGTAACCAGCTTAAAGGCTGCATCCAGCCCCAAGACTGGGACGCACTGATGCAAGCCCATCCACAAAAGGCTGATTTGATTCGGGATGTGCGGGTAAAGCTAACCAAAGCCTTATTTCAGCGCCCTGCTAACCCCTATGAGTGCTACCTGATTGAAACAGATCAGCAAGATGGCTTGCAACAGCTATTTGATCAACTAAGTTCCCTCAGCACTCAAGCAGAATCTCTCTATTTGCTGAAACCCTGGGAAAAGTTTTGCCACTTCTGGCAGCAGTCAGGTCAGCTAATGTGGGCAACCGTTGCGCGATCGCAAGGTCAGTTTTCCTTATATAGCGCACCAGTAGAAGTCGCTACAGCCTTAAATCCCATTTGGTCGAGACAGCCAGTAGTGCTAATCGGTGGAGCCCTAGATTTAGAGAAAAGTGCCTCTGTGTACCGTCAGCAGCTCGGATTAGGGGAGTTAACCTGTTTGAAGTTTTCCCCTCACCGACAGATTCAACTGTATTTGCCCGATCGTCTACCCATGCCCAATACAGAGCGATTTCAAAACGCTCTGACTCAAGAAATTCGCACCCTACTAAACCTCAGTACTGACATCACCAGACCAGTAGTTATTTTAGTCGGAGATGTCCCCCTCAAAGCCCAGCTAGGGGCAGTCTTAGCAGCAGAATTTGGTTCCCGGGTGCAGGTAGAAAGCACCAGTCTCAGTCACAGAGGTATTTTGATTTGTGGCTGGGAATTTTGGCATAGGTATCAAGCTCAAATCCCCTCTCCCCAACTGTTGATGATTGCTACCTTACCAATTCCCTCTTTGGAAAATCCATTAGTTGCTGGTCGAGTCGCTTACTACAAGCAGCAACTAATGGATTGGTTTCGTTTGTATTTGTTACCAACAGCATTGAGAGAATTACAACGAGCAGTGGCACCAGTAAGAGCTACTCAAGGCTGTGTTGCCATCTTAGATAATCGTGTAAACCGCCGCAGTTATGGACGTCATGTGCTATCAGCCTTGAGTCCTTTTGCTCGAATTAATTATTTAGATGCCAGTTGGTTGAATTCAGATGCCCCAGAAGCACAAGATAGTTGGCTTTAG
- a CDS encoding succinylglutamate desuccinylase/aspartoacylase family protein: MNPTISTIPIQQLTSGDRISLQVYKFVGSQPGKKAYLQGNLHGCEIVGNAVIHQLIDFLSTLDDTQLTGEIWLVPVCNPASTNQRSHFFATGGFNPYDGQDWNRIFWDYEKECDDLEDFAQSQLNLNPDEIRNNYLARIQSSLKQHLKDCYSPRGLPFRHIYRYQLQSLCVDANYVIDIHSSTNQGLDFLYGFYSREESAKDFLLDYGIVMHEDEYDGDAFDEAFIKPWQGLEKALAKLGRILQFDIESWTLELGSGMQMNPESVKRGVYGITNYLSKKDMLQLPDFPITDPDSYQMKLASKDNIERYYAPAGGMIQSRVELGSFVKVGDRLYQLLSFNKEGNLPNVIDIKAETDGLVFDVSTNYSANQGEYVLSIRQFDN; encoded by the coding sequence ATGAATCCAACTATTTCTACTATTCCAATTCAGCAACTAACCTCAGGCGATCGCATTTCGCTCCAAGTCTATAAATTCGTTGGCTCCCAACCGGGAAAGAAGGCATATTTACAAGGCAATCTCCATGGTTGTGAAATTGTTGGTAATGCGGTAATTCACCAGTTGATTGACTTTTTGAGCACTCTGGATGACACTCAGCTGACTGGGGAAATCTGGCTGGTCCCTGTTTGTAATCCAGCTAGCACTAATCAGCGTAGTCATTTCTTTGCCACAGGAGGATTCAATCCTTACGATGGTCAAGACTGGAATCGGATCTTTTGGGACTATGAAAAGGAGTGTGATGATTTAGAGGATTTCGCCCAATCTCAACTTAATTTGAACCCTGATGAAATCAGAAATAACTATTTAGCACGGATCCAGTCTAGCTTGAAACAACACTTAAAAGACTGCTACTCTCCAAGGGGATTACCGTTTCGTCACATTTATCGCTATCAACTGCAATCTTTATGTGTAGATGCTAACTATGTGATTGATATCCATAGTTCTACTAATCAAGGACTTGATTTCTTGTATGGCTTCTACTCTCGGGAAGAAAGCGCCAAAGACTTTCTTCTCGATTATGGAATTGTGATGCATGAGGATGAGTATGATGGGGATGCTTTCGATGAGGCATTTATTAAGCCTTGGCAAGGGTTAGAGAAAGCCTTGGCTAAGTTAGGCAGAATCCTTCAGTTTGATATTGAATCATGGACCCTAGAATTGGGTTCTGGGATGCAAATGAATCCGGAGTCGGTGAAACGGGGAGTATACGGTATCACAAACTATTTGTCGAAAAAAGATATGTTACAATTGCCGGATTTTCCGATAACTGATCCAGACTCTTACCAAATGAAATTAGCATCTAAAGATAACATCGAGAGATACTATGCTCCGGCTGGAGGAATGATTCAATCGAGAGTTGAGTTAGGGAGTTTTGTAAAAGTAGGAGATAGACTTTATCAGCTACTGAGCTTTAATAAAGAAGGAAATCTACCGAATGTAATTGATATCAAGGCGGAGACAGATGGTTTAGTGTTTGATGTTTCAACAAATTATAGTGCGAATCAAGGGGAATATGTGCTATCAATACGGCAATTTGATAATTAG
- a CDS encoding UPF0175 family protein, which produces MSVTIPNDIFQSTGMTEAELELEIAVMLYQKEKLTLGNASRLAGMNQINFQQLLASRNICLHYDVEDFREDLQTLEELKSLCRSPNNR; this is translated from the coding sequence ATGAGCGTTACAATTCCCAACGATATCTTCCAATCCACAGGCATGACAGAAGCCGAGCTAGAGCTGGAGATAGCCGTGATGCTGTATCAAAAGGAAAAACTTACCCTCGGCAATGCTAGTCGTCTTGCTGGCATGAATCAAATTAATTTTCAACAACTCCTTGCCAGTCGCAATATTTGTCTGCATTATGATGTAGAGGATTTTCGAGAAGACCTGCAGACTCTCGAAGAATTAAAGAGCCTGTGCAGATCGCCTAATAATAGATGA
- a CDS encoding DUF3368 domain-containing protein, with product MGLKYIGILGVLLEAKNNNFITNVKPIIDDMIAIAGFRISPRLYADILPRHPGT from the coding sequence ATGGGCCTCAAGTATATTGGCATTCTCGGCGTTCTTTTGGAAGCAAAAAATAATAATTTTATTACCAATGTTAAGCCCATTATTGACGATATGATCGCGATCGCTGGTTTCCGAATCAGCCCTCGCCTCTACGCGGATATTCTACCAAGACATCCGGGAACGTGA
- a CDS encoding transposase — MYRTIPIKATFTDEEKAFWLFQCENANSLCNCAIYYSKQKHYSWLEQQPEAYTTYWKGDDLRYGWKTYKCNIKYTELCKELKDNPHYKAMAAQSAQQTLKSVAESITSYNQLVGLYYKGQVDRPRLLRYRRKGGLAAVTFPRQALTYKKGLFYPSISKESKSELLTEIALEAPEFVDPDWVREVTIRPCYGQLWIDWVIDDGKQPVEHNFNLDYSQAWSFDHGGDNWLTGVSTQGKSFIIDGRKLKSMNQSYARLVAKYKAGVPDLYWDANLDRVQRKRNNQMRDAINKAARFIINRCLSNRIGNLIIGWNERQKDSANMGRRGNQNFVVIPTKRLIERLKQLCPEYGIRLTITEEAYTSKASFLDEDSLPRHGEKPSGWKPSGRRVRRGLYKSAKGYLVNADCNGAANIARKVATQLGIDLTKVGSGSLTLPHRFDLFKSLSRSYRTRSEAARENRCGVTSL; from the coding sequence ATGTATCGGACAATTCCTATAAAAGCAACATTTACTGACGAAGAAAAAGCTTTCTGGCTGTTCCAATGTGAAAACGCTAACAGCTTATGTAATTGTGCGATATATTACTCTAAGCAGAAGCATTACAGTTGGTTAGAACAGCAACCAGAAGCTTATACCACTTATTGGAAGGGTGATGATCTGCGGTATGGGTGGAAAACCTATAAGTGCAATATTAAATACACAGAGCTTTGTAAAGAGTTGAAAGACAACCCCCATTACAAAGCCATGGCCGCCCAGTCAGCACAGCAAACTCTTAAGTCTGTGGCCGAATCAATTACAAGTTACAATCAATTAGTTGGGCTTTACTATAAAGGACAGGTAGACAGGCCAAGACTTCTTAGATACCGCAGAAAAGGGGGGCTAGCTGCTGTCACTTTTCCTAGACAGGCTCTTACTTATAAAAAAGGCTTGTTTTATCCCTCTATAAGTAAAGAGAGTAAGTCAGAATTACTTACTGAAATTGCCTTAGAAGCCCCGGAGTTTGTAGACCCGGATTGGGTCAGAGAGGTAACGATTCGCCCTTGTTATGGTCAACTGTGGATTGACTGGGTAATCGACGACGGTAAGCAACCAGTTGAACACAATTTTAACCTTGATTACTCCCAGGCATGGAGTTTTGATCACGGTGGCGACAATTGGCTGACTGGGGTTTCGACCCAGGGAAAAAGCTTTATCATTGATGGTCGGAAACTGAAGTCAATGAACCAGAGTTATGCTCGCCTGGTCGCAAAGTACAAAGCCGGTGTGCCCGATCTTTATTGGGATGCGAACTTGGATAGAGTTCAGCGGAAGCGAAATAACCAAATGCGTGATGCGATCAATAAAGCCGCTCGATTCATCATCAACCGCTGTCTTAGCAATCGCATTGGAAATTTGATCATAGGTTGGAACGAACGACAAAAAGATTCGGCAAATATGGGGAGACGAGGTAATCAGAACTTCGTAGTCATTCCCACTAAGAGGCTGATCGAGAGATTAAAACAGCTCTGTCCAGAGTATGGAATAAGATTAACAATTACCGAAGAAGCATACACCAGTAAAGCGTCTTTCTTGGATGAGGATTCATTACCTAGACACGGTGAAAAACCCAGTGGATGGAAACCCTCGGGGAGAAGAGTAAGGCGTGGATTGTATAAATCCGCAAAAGGATATCTGGTTAACGCGGACTGCAATGGTGCCGCCAATATTGCCAGAAAAGTAGCCACACAGTTAGGCATTGATCTAACCAAGGTGGGTAGCGGGAGCTTGACACTCCCACATCGGTTTGATCTGTTCAAATCTCTTTCTAGATCTTACCGAACAAGAAGTGAAGCCGCACGGGAAAACCGCTGCGGCGTAACATCCTTGTAG